Proteins from a genomic interval of Symmachiella macrocystis:
- a CDS encoding glycosyltransferase — MTETMQATAVDAQPPSKQQRRILVVSASFPSSVMPTFGVFVKERVRAIAKLPGYSVRVIAPIPYFPPIKKLSRWYDWSQVPLRETIDGLEIVRPRYPMLPKVGGYIQANLMYPGVLQAAKRIRREFDFDIIDAHFAYPAGVVGTKLGKRFGKPVVITGRGEDIHRFPESPVVGDRIRWAMRNADQFVGVSEEIATKMISLGADPAQTRVIGNGVDCQKFQPLPRDEARRKLDLPADAQIVISVGDCFENKGFHLLVDALGRLKTSHPQLHAVIVGGSPRYGNDYTSVINEKIAEHGLEDRVHLPGRRPHEELSTWYSAADLYAILSAREGSPNVLMEALACGLPAIGTPVGGIPEILNDDRLGSVLPERSATAAADGLTAAFARDWDRTEIRKILETHDWSSTALQVADVFDQATGIVD, encoded by the coding sequence ATGACTGAAACCATGCAAGCAACCGCCGTCGATGCACAACCGCCATCGAAGCAGCAGCGGCGCATTCTTGTGGTGAGTGCGTCATTTCCTTCCTCGGTGATGCCCACCTTTGGCGTCTTCGTGAAGGAACGCGTGCGTGCGATTGCCAAGCTGCCTGGGTATTCCGTTCGGGTGATTGCTCCGATTCCCTATTTTCCGCCGATCAAAAAACTCTCCCGTTGGTACGATTGGTCACAAGTTCCCTTACGTGAAACGATCGACGGTTTGGAGATCGTACGGCCGCGTTACCCGATGCTGCCTAAAGTGGGGGGATATATTCAGGCGAACCTCATGTACCCCGGTGTCTTGCAGGCGGCTAAGCGGATTCGTCGTGAATTCGATTTCGACATCATTGATGCTCACTTCGCCTATCCGGCCGGTGTGGTGGGAACGAAATTGGGAAAACGATTTGGAAAGCCGGTCGTCATCACCGGACGCGGCGAGGACATTCACCGTTTTCCCGAAAGCCCCGTGGTGGGGGATCGCATTCGTTGGGCGATGCGCAATGCCGACCAATTTGTGGGAGTCAGCGAAGAGATTGCGACCAAGATGATTTCGCTGGGAGCCGATCCTGCCCAGACTCGCGTGATCGGCAATGGTGTCGATTGCCAAAAATTTCAACCGCTGCCTCGCGACGAGGCGCGCCGCAAGTTGGATTTGCCCGCCGATGCGCAAATCGTGATCAGTGTCGGCGATTGTTTCGAGAACAAAGGCTTTCACTTACTGGTCGACGCGTTAGGTCGCCTCAAGACCTCGCACCCACAACTGCACGCGGTGATTGTCGGTGGCTCGCCGCGTTACGGGAATGATTACACGAGCGTGATCAATGAGAAAATCGCCGAGCATGGTTTAGAGGACCGCGTGCATTTGCCGGGGCGGCGGCCCCATGAAGAATTGTCGACGTGGTACAGCGCAGCCGATTTGTATGCCATTCTTTCCGCTCGCGAGGGGTCGCCCAACGTGCTGATGGAAGCCCTCGCCTGTGGCCTACCGGCCATCGGCACACCGGTGGGCGGCATTCCCGAAATCCTGAATGACGACCGGTTGGGATCTGTCCTCCCAGAGCGGTCCGCAACTGCTGCGGCCGACGGATTGACCGCTGCTTTTGCACGGGATTGGGACCGGACTGAGATTCGGAAAATATTAGAGACCCACGATTGGAGTTCCACGGCACTGCAAGTCGCGGATGTTTTTGATCAGGCTACCGGCATCGTCGATTGA
- a CDS encoding alginate lyase family protein, with the protein MPPREIRTRLAEKVRVRRERKWYGHPPVVGTQSAADLIGNCLKLVPGAKPDQLQRLKTERPEEHAQLVTAATIRAEAVLAGEWEILGFPVDVNNTVDWMADPRTDFVFPRQFYADMSLYEIGNGVDVKYVWELGRHQFLVELARGWRFGGQQQCAARARELLLDWIDNNRQYEGVHWTSALELAMRGISWIWTIATLADWDGWQPGDFELITRSLREQAEYIEHHLSYYSSPYNHLVGEAAGLYLIGCALSGTPGAERWQQLGHRVLNEQGPRQFYDDGFCVEQATGYHYYTLGFMSLALVAARDQGQPIKSLEPVVQNAFRAGLAFRQPGGRWPAIGDVDSARAIPVHHDDFWEFDSLCVLGAVLFEDPKLLLSENTFSEEAYWLFGCDAQKFTAADANELPFTATVLPESGYTIAAAEQDWICFDAGPLGDGLHADATPSTAHGHADALQILFRHQGRDILVDPGMPFYFGDDAWVGHFRSAGAHNTIDVDGIEMAKRAGRLAWSHVAPRPHLDARLADDVWLMRGRAEWGAGTTVERNILAIPGQGMWVADRITTDQPRSITWNWQMGEERSLPQVWTNGLDMTTSEQPAVEESPVGWFAPGYGVHQQGRRIQCQSPATDKSLVVTFYGDNPLPLDVRVGDLTVSCPLDGTEATGFAVDENGDEVIWRVEIDGQQVTYTAGESNAGQTALEGVGAWCVTKTVEQLSSVS; encoded by the coding sequence ATGCCGCCTCGCGAAATTCGTACGCGACTGGCGGAGAAGGTGCGCGTGCGGAGAGAGCGGAAATGGTATGGCCATCCCCCCGTTGTCGGCACGCAGAGCGCCGCTGATCTCATTGGCAATTGCCTCAAACTGGTCCCCGGCGCGAAACCTGACCAACTGCAACGACTCAAAACGGAGCGTCCCGAAGAGCACGCGCAACTGGTAACCGCCGCAACAATACGTGCCGAAGCGGTGCTGGCGGGCGAGTGGGAAATTTTGGGCTTCCCGGTCGATGTAAATAACACTGTCGATTGGATGGCCGACCCGCGTACCGACTTTGTGTTTCCACGGCAGTTCTACGCGGATATGTCGTTATACGAAATTGGTAACGGCGTCGATGTAAAGTATGTCTGGGAATTGGGCCGGCATCAGTTTCTGGTCGAACTGGCCCGTGGGTGGCGGTTTGGTGGACAACAACAGTGTGCGGCGCGGGCTCGTGAATTGTTGCTGGACTGGATCGACAACAATCGTCAGTACGAAGGGGTGCATTGGACCAGCGCACTGGAGTTGGCCATGCGGGGCATCTCTTGGATCTGGACGATCGCCACGCTGGCCGATTGGGACGGCTGGCAACCGGGCGACTTCGAATTGATCACGCGCAGCCTGCGCGAACAAGCGGAATATATCGAACACCATTTGTCGTATTATTCCAGCCCGTACAACCATTTGGTGGGCGAAGCGGCCGGGTTGTATTTAATCGGCTGCGCGTTGTCCGGCACACCGGGCGCGGAACGCTGGCAGCAATTAGGGCACCGCGTTTTGAACGAACAGGGGCCGCGGCAATTCTACGACGACGGATTTTGCGTCGAACAGGCGACCGGTTACCACTATTACACGCTGGGGTTCATGTCCCTAGCACTCGTCGCTGCTCGCGATCAGGGTCAGCCAATCAAGAGTTTGGAACCGGTCGTGCAGAATGCCTTTCGGGCGGGGTTGGCCTTTCGGCAACCGGGGGGGCGTTGGCCGGCTATCGGCGACGTCGATTCCGCGCGAGCGATTCCGGTGCACCATGATGATTTCTGGGAATTTGATTCCCTCTGCGTACTGGGTGCCGTCCTCTTCGAGGACCCGAAATTATTGCTGTCGGAAAACACGTTTTCTGAAGAAGCGTATTGGTTATTCGGTTGTGACGCGCAAAAGTTCACGGCGGCAGACGCAAATGAATTGCCGTTCACCGCGACTGTCTTACCCGAGTCGGGTTATACAATCGCCGCCGCGGAGCAAGACTGGATTTGTTTCGATGCCGGACCGTTGGGCGACGGTTTGCATGCCGATGCGACACCCTCGACCGCGCATGGACATGCTGATGCTTTGCAGATACTGTTCCGCCATCAAGGGCGCGATATTCTCGTTGATCCCGGCATGCCGTTTTATTTTGGTGACGACGCTTGGGTCGGGCATTTTCGCTCAGCGGGGGCTCACAATACGATTGACGTCGATGGCATTGAAATGGCCAAACGTGCCGGACGTTTGGCGTGGTCGCACGTAGCGCCGCGACCTCACCTGGATGCACGACTCGCTGACGATGTGTGGCTAATGCGCGGACGCGCTGAATGGGGGGCGGGAACGACTGTCGAACGCAACATCCTGGCAATTCCTGGGCAGGGAATGTGGGTGGCGGATCGCATCACGACCGATCAACCGCGCAGCATCACCTGGAATTGGCAAATGGGCGAAGAGCGATCATTGCCACAGGTGTGGACCAACGGACTGGATATGACAACGTCCGAACAACCGGCCGTCGAGGAGTCACCCGTGGGCTGGTTCGCACCGGGATATGGAGTTCATCAACAAGGGCGGCGGATCCAATGTCAATCACCCGCGACCGACAAGTCCCTAGTCGTCACGTTTTACGGGGACAATCCTTTACCGTTGGATGTTCGAGTCGGCGACCTCACCGTCTCCTGTCCGCTCGACGGCACAGAGGCAACCGGTTTCGCCGTGGATGAGAATGGCGACGAGGTCATTTGGCGAGTGGAAATTGACGGACAGCAGGTGACCTATACAGCGGGTGAATCGAACGCAGGTCAGACAGCCCTTGAGGGCGTCGGCGCTTGGTGCGTGACAAAAACGGTCGAGCAATTGAGTTCCGTCTCCTAG
- a CDS encoding O-antigen ligase family protein, producing the protein MSISLVAFLALFVLFGLLAFMRPAWGVCMYMLTFFASPPYWWWGRDIATYRWNLYGGVGLLIAVLISRSVNPNSNQPTTPKTRRMITLATLLLVNATAVHFLLARNWGVSFGSYELVAKFVLLFFMMIAAIRTESDFKLVIMTLIIGMGYIGWEATINDRGKMVAGRLEGVGAPGALHANELASLAVTIIPLAGSVFMAGSRYQKFTVFLATPFILNVILLCNSRGAFLSMIASGVAFAVFAPKAIRRRAFKLLCLGGVAVWLLMGDPEIIQRFMTTFVSTEELDSSATSRLQYWKSGIRMISDYPLGAGGFGFKRVHGPKYIKEVNDQDFDGRAVHNGYINEACEWGIQGFLLKILFVVTGLLVLRETIRNCIRQGRTDEALYGCGIAACMTAFLGTCLFGDRLDAEWGFWMMALIVAYSRIYGPGFQQFGRSQQLQQIPQNQNVPAMPGLQQPVASPQY; encoded by the coding sequence GTGAGTATTTCACTCGTCGCATTCCTAGCACTATTCGTCCTATTTGGCTTGCTTGCTTTTATGCGGCCAGCGTGGGGCGTTTGTATGTATATGCTGACCTTTTTCGCATCCCCTCCGTACTGGTGGTGGGGCCGCGATATTGCCACATATCGTTGGAATCTCTACGGCGGTGTTGGTCTGCTGATCGCTGTACTCATATCCAGGTCGGTCAATCCCAACTCAAATCAACCGACAACTCCCAAGACCCGGCGGATGATCACGTTGGCGACGCTATTGCTCGTCAATGCTACGGCCGTGCATTTTCTATTGGCTAGGAATTGGGGGGTCAGCTTTGGGAGTTACGAACTTGTCGCGAAATTCGTCTTGTTGTTTTTCATGATGATCGCAGCGATTCGGACGGAAAGTGATTTCAAGTTGGTCATCATGACCTTGATCATTGGGATGGGGTACATTGGTTGGGAGGCCACTATCAACGATCGGGGCAAGATGGTTGCCGGACGGTTGGAAGGAGTGGGAGCACCAGGCGCTCTGCATGCCAACGAACTTGCTTCACTGGCGGTAACGATCATTCCGCTGGCAGGTTCGGTTTTTATGGCTGGCAGTCGATATCAGAAATTCACGGTATTTTTGGCCACCCCGTTTATTTTGAACGTGATTTTGCTCTGCAATAGCCGCGGTGCGTTTTTATCGATGATTGCCAGCGGTGTTGCGTTCGCGGTGTTTGCACCAAAAGCGATTCGACGGCGCGCCTTCAAATTGCTTTGTCTAGGGGGCGTTGCTGTTTGGCTGCTGATGGGTGACCCTGAGATTATTCAACGCTTTATGACGACATTCGTCTCGACCGAAGAACTGGATTCGTCCGCAACCTCTCGGTTGCAGTACTGGAAGTCCGGAATCCGGATGATCTCCGACTATCCGCTCGGCGCGGGTGGATTTGGTTTCAAACGCGTTCATGGACCCAAGTATATCAAAGAGGTGAATGATCAAGATTTTGACGGGAGGGCGGTCCACAATGGATACATTAACGAGGCCTGCGAATGGGGCATTCAAGGCTTTCTGCTGAAAATATTGTTCGTCGTCACGGGGTTATTAGTGTTGCGAGAAACCATCCGGAATTGTATTCGCCAAGGCCGTACGGACGAGGCCTTGTATGGCTGTGGAATTGCTGCGTGCATGACGGCATTTCTTGGCACCTGTCTGTTCGGTGACCGTCTGGATGCGGAATGGGGATTTTGGATGATGGCCTTGATTGTTGCTTATAGCCGAATTTACGGGCCTGGATTTCAGCAGTTTGGTCGATCGCAACAGCTGCAGCAAATTCCACAAAATCAGAATGTACCGGCAATGCCCGGATTGCAGCAGCCGGTCGCATCGCCTCAGTATTAA
- a CDS encoding glycosyltransferase, with amino-acid sequence MVADTVEHNPEHSEFADRRLTVAFVVHNFSVGGLERCIARLANALDRRRFRPVIICLDKNGTAAQWLERDDISVIELHKKLGNDFGVVRRLARTLRDKSVDIVHSHNWGTLVETTLARKLSGTAMHIHAERGMELDALNSSSWKRKLRGRATRWALERSDCVVAVAEAVRRQVLQRCGRLHQEILVIPNGVSRPEIDPQGPTAEEIRQQFSIPSDAVLIGSVGRLVPVKDFGLAIDAVARLAGNGRNVHLMLVGDGSELPRLTDHAAASGLADNIHLVGHREDVGNWLAAMDVYVNCSLNEGMSQSVLEAMSTGLPLVVTDVGDSGLLVGGEKAVGRVVPSGDVEAFAAALDEIILDETLRRELGQRSALRHQECYSLDGMIERYEALYETLSGAQSCVGDSIQSTEPVT; translated from the coding sequence ATGGTCGCTGATACTGTGGAACACAACCCGGAGCATAGCGAATTCGCCGACCGTCGGTTGACGGTCGCGTTTGTCGTCCACAATTTTAGTGTGGGCGGTCTGGAGCGGTGTATTGCGCGGTTGGCGAACGCATTGGATCGGCGGCGATTCCGGCCGGTGATTATCTGTTTAGACAAAAACGGTACAGCAGCACAGTGGCTTGAGCGAGACGATATTTCGGTGATTGAATTGCACAAGAAACTGGGCAACGATTTTGGTGTAGTACGTCGTTTGGCAAGAACGTTACGCGACAAGTCGGTCGATATCGTGCACTCGCACAATTGGGGCACTTTGGTGGAAACAACTTTGGCCCGCAAATTGTCCGGAACAGCGATGCACATTCATGCGGAACGAGGCATGGAGCTCGATGCTTTGAATTCATCCTCCTGGAAACGCAAGTTGCGAGGAAGGGCTACGCGGTGGGCCTTGGAGCGGTCCGATTGCGTGGTTGCCGTTGCGGAGGCGGTTCGCCGACAAGTGCTTCAGCGGTGCGGTCGTTTGCATCAAGAGATTCTGGTCATTCCCAACGGAGTGAGTCGCCCAGAGATTGATCCTCAGGGGCCGACTGCAGAAGAGATCCGCCAACAATTTTCGATTCCGAGCGATGCGGTCTTGATTGGCAGCGTGGGGCGGTTGGTGCCGGTCAAGGATTTTGGACTCGCCATCGATGCCGTCGCGCGTCTGGCCGGTAACGGTCGCAACGTGCATTTGATGCTTGTCGGAGATGGATCGGAGTTGCCCCGTTTGACGGATCATGCAGCAGCGTCCGGTTTGGCAGACAATATTCACCTCGTCGGTCATCGCGAAGATGTGGGGAATTGGCTAGCTGCTATGGACGTCTATGTGAATTGCAGTTTGAATGAAGGCATGAGCCAATCCGTCTTGGAGGCGATGTCGACTGGGTTGCCATTGGTCGTGACCGACGTGGGCGACAGCGGCTTGTTGGTGGGTGGTGAAAAGGCCGTGGGACGCGTCGTACCGAGCGGCGACGTCGAGGCATTTGCAGCGGCGCTCGACGAGATCATCTTGGATGAAACATTGCGTCGCGAATTGGGGCAGCGATCGGCCTTGCGTCACCAGGAGTGTTATAGCTTAGACGGTATGATCGAGCGGTATGAAGCACTTTATGAGACTTTGTCGGGTGCGCAGTCTTGCGTGGGCGACAGCATTCAATCTACGGAGCCCGTGACGTGA
- the wecB gene encoding non-hydrolyzing UDP-N-acetylglucosamine 2-epimerase — protein MKQLSIIAGARPNFMKIAPLIRPLKDVGFATKIIHSGQHYDQKMSQTFFDELNIPHPDLNLGVGSGSHIWQISEVMRRLETEFTENPPAAVVVVGDVNSTLAAALTAVKLGIPVAHVESGLRSFDRAMPEEINRIMTDAISDWLFTSEPSAQTNLEREGVPAERIHFVGNVMIDTLLSHRQQAQALKSSRELGCGDKDYVVLTLHRPSNVDDPERLESILRAVHDISEDFPVLFPIHPRTRGQLQKFGFAERHDLNGYRMVEPQGYHSMLSLMDGARFVLTDSGGMQEETTALGVPCLTLRENTERPSTIESGSNQLVGWRTDDILAAVGRIKSSPNRSSQIPEKWDGQTSTRIAEILHRDLA, from the coding sequence GTGAAGCAACTCTCCATTATCGCCGGCGCTCGGCCGAATTTTATGAAGATCGCGCCGTTGATCCGTCCGTTGAAAGACGTCGGGTTTGCGACGAAGATCATCCATTCCGGACAACACTACGACCAAAAAATGTCGCAGACGTTTTTTGACGAGTTGAACATTCCGCACCCCGATCTCAATCTTGGTGTGGGATCCGGTTCGCACATTTGGCAGATCTCCGAAGTGATGCGGCGGTTGGAAACGGAATTTACTGAGAATCCGCCGGCGGCGGTTGTGGTGGTGGGGGATGTCAATTCCACGCTCGCCGCGGCGCTGACGGCCGTCAAATTGGGGATCCCCGTGGCGCATGTCGAATCGGGGCTTCGCAGTTTCGACCGGGCGATGCCTGAAGAAATCAACCGCATCATGACCGATGCGATTTCGGACTGGCTGTTTACCTCCGAACCTTCGGCTCAAACCAACTTGGAACGCGAAGGTGTGCCTGCGGAGCGAATTCATTTTGTCGGCAACGTGATGATTGATACTCTGCTGTCGCATCGGCAACAGGCGCAAGCTTTAAAATCCAGTCGCGAATTGGGGTGCGGCGACAAGGATTATGTGGTGCTCACCTTGCATCGGCCCTCGAATGTTGATGACCCGGAACGTCTGGAATCAATCCTCAGAGCTGTACATGATATTTCAGAGGACTTTCCGGTGCTGTTTCCCATCCATCCACGGACGCGGGGGCAGTTGCAAAAATTCGGCTTCGCCGAACGACACGACTTGAACGGGTACCGCATGGTCGAACCACAGGGGTATCACTCAATGCTCAGCCTGATGGACGGCGCTCGATTTGTGCTGACCGATTCGGGGGGCATGCAAGAAGAGACAACCGCTTTGGGGGTTCCCTGTCTCACGTTGCGGGAAAACACGGAGCGGCCTTCGACGATCGAGAGTGGCAGCAATCAATTGGTCGGCTGGCGGACGGACGATATTCTGGCAGCTGTGGGCCGCATCAAGTCCAGCCCGAATCGTTCGAGCCAAATTCCAGAAAAATGGGACGGTCAAACGTCAACGCGGATTGCGGAAATACTGCACAGAGATTTGGCGTAG
- a CDS encoding class I SAM-dependent methyltransferase gives MCNKLSLFPCDTSKSMTNVSEIEYYNDRWSENTADRISGRRLLRASTIINEIAALNVTDPRILDFGCGNGSLAAIMRHFGTITAIDYSPAAIEAAANLFDGITFLSGDALTVPLPESSFDIIVSQEVIEHVHDQPGYIARARKLIAPGGFLILTTPNAYTFYRGGEYEKLKKGDKLQPREDILSIAELRRIVSPHFTIQQLYTICASGRKGLFRIINSPTLQRWLPFWSKINPACKLGLHTILVAQAKS, from the coding sequence TTGTGTAACAAGCTTTCACTCTTTCCGTGCGATACTAGCAAGTCAATGACAAACGTAAGCGAAATTGAATATTACAACGACCGATGGTCAGAAAACACTGCTGATCGTATCTCAGGAAGGCGCTTGCTGCGGGCATCCACCATTATCAACGAGATCGCCGCACTCAACGTAACCGATCCACGAATTCTAGATTTCGGATGTGGCAATGGCTCGTTAGCGGCCATTATGCGTCACTTCGGCACGATAACGGCAATCGACTACAGTCCGGCGGCGATTGAAGCGGCTGCGAATTTGTTCGATGGAATAACGTTTCTCTCTGGGGATGCGTTGACCGTTCCTTTGCCGGAATCATCCTTCGACATTATCGTATCGCAAGAAGTCATTGAGCACGTACATGACCAGCCCGGCTATATTGCCCGCGCGCGGAAACTCATAGCTCCCGGTGGCTTTCTTATTTTGACAACTCCGAATGCTTATACGTTTTATCGGGGTGGTGAATACGAAAAGTTGAAAAAAGGTGACAAACTGCAGCCACGCGAAGATATTCTGTCAATTGCCGAACTGCGCCGCATCGTATCACCGCATTTCACGATTCAACAGCTGTATACGATTTGTGCATCGGGGCGAAAAGGACTCTTTCGAATCATCAACTCTCCAACGCTACAACGGTGGCTCCCGTTTTGGTCCAAGATCAACCCTGCCTGTAAGCTCGGTTTGCATACTATATTGGTAGCACAAGCGAAATCGTAA
- a CDS encoding glycosyltransferase encodes MSRKIRILALVPPSKTASHSAAYTVLQEELAAFSNAGVEVHVVSPHAKTSGNVQSVKMHPIPQMRKVSHTLRSLFRLQLPTNSGERVPGKFSRQLAVARFELAIEKVLRDEKIDLVYSPFAWPKRTAGIGAAHRVGVPVVVSLRGADAFSISDLDYGVGFDQSVIALTLCRADHVVGVSSALADQAMALGAPAERVSVVLKGVDVDHFSVGNRTESRVKLGLPDVPTILFVGNIVPVKGIDTLLGAYDCLVRECPQAQLVMCGDGSELEKVKEYQREHSETRRVILPGRVSRELIPDYFRAANVFVLPSLSEGSGNVLLEAAACGCPTIGSSVGGIPDYIDDGKTGLLFESQNVQQLAGKIQYVLTNSEGAAQMGQSGREWVVAHFQYQAMIDNLLALFQRVISNSGNPASQSESRLESPSVVA; translated from the coding sequence ATGAGTCGTAAAATTCGAATATTAGCGCTCGTGCCTCCTAGCAAAACTGCCTCTCACAGCGCGGCATATACTGTCTTGCAAGAAGAGTTGGCTGCGTTTTCAAATGCGGGGGTTGAAGTGCACGTCGTCAGTCCCCATGCCAAGACTTCGGGGAACGTACAGAGCGTGAAGATGCATCCGATTCCTCAGATGAGGAAGGTATCGCATACTCTGCGTTCCTTATTCCGACTTCAGTTGCCAACGAATTCCGGCGAGCGCGTCCCGGGTAAGTTTTCCCGTCAACTGGCCGTCGCTCGGTTTGAACTAGCGATTGAAAAGGTACTCCGTGACGAGAAAATTGATTTGGTTTATAGCCCGTTTGCCTGGCCGAAACGAACTGCTGGTATTGGTGCCGCGCATCGGGTCGGAGTTCCGGTCGTTGTAAGCCTTCGAGGGGCTGATGCATTCAGTATTTCCGACCTCGATTACGGCGTCGGTTTTGATCAATCGGTAATCGCATTAACACTTTGCCGCGCTGACCACGTTGTTGGTGTGAGCAGTGCACTGGCTGATCAAGCCATGGCATTGGGCGCACCCGCGGAGCGCGTCTCGGTTGTACTGAAAGGGGTCGATGTCGATCATTTTTCAGTAGGGAACCGTACGGAAAGCCGAGTCAAACTCGGTCTGCCCGATGTACCCACGATTCTGTTTGTGGGGAATATCGTTCCCGTCAAAGGGATTGACACTTTGCTTGGGGCATACGACTGCTTGGTTCGCGAATGTCCGCAGGCACAACTTGTCATGTGCGGTGACGGCAGCGAACTGGAAAAAGTGAAAGAATATCAACGTGAACACTCCGAGACGCGGCGAGTGATTTTGCCTGGCCGCGTTTCCCGCGAGTTGATTCCTGACTATTTTCGTGCTGCCAATGTCTTCGTGCTGCCCAGTCTTAGCGAGGGATCTGGGAATGTGTTATTGGAAGCAGCCGCTTGTGGTTGCCCCACGATCGGCTCAAGCGTCGGCGGTATTCCAGATTACATTGACGACGGGAAGACAGGCCTGTTGTTTGAGTCGCAAAATGTTCAGCAACTCGCTGGAAAAATTCAATACGTGTTAACGAATTCCGAGGGTGCAGCACAAATGGGACAGTCTGGACGGGAATGGGTGGTTGCACACTTTCAATATCAAGCAATGATCGACAATCTGTTGGCCCTCTTTCAAAGAGTCATTTCAAACTCCGGCAACCCAGCATCCCAATCTGAATCTAGGCTGGAGTCTCCCTCGGTTGTTGCGTAA
- a CDS encoding oligosaccharide flippase family protein — protein sequence MSDKALAVRGVVFNWLGRGCAIIITFFLTPYLVSKLGDESYGLWSMVMAFTSYYAMADMGLRGAGVKYIAQFHAIQDYESVNKVYVTSMVVYSAVAAVVLVLVGIATYAFPFIVDIGDHSISNIRWVILLTGATMATRMLAQVYGAALTALQRHDVSNAIAVSMQLLQAASVVAALLLGYGLVGMAVATFAVTLSGQLLRACFSNVFLPELNFSLRYFDRDTLKMVFRFGGVNVMANAAARVLVYSGGLIVGVICGPAVVLFYSIPEAITQKTAQLGSAITQVIDPLASQLNAQKNKAAMLELMVLPPRLLAVSSLSLAIFFIVYGRLFIEYWMNEQYVAQMYPVLCVLTVARALKMSSGGVRAVLRSTANLRVIAIAAGVEIVVTLVIGVLGVWLYGPIGMAYAVLTTQLLVAVILLPVWTCTALEMPKMQYFLNIWPPSLLALLPPLAVALVIEHFWTPGRILDLAVICGLILISAGGSAFYICLPTHRRSDIITSLTAWRSVKSA from the coding sequence ATGTCTGATAAAGCATTAGCGGTTCGAGGCGTAGTCTTCAATTGGCTAGGCCGCGGCTGCGCGATTATCATCACCTTTTTCCTCACGCCTTACCTCGTTTCCAAACTGGGCGACGAGTCATACGGGCTGTGGTCGATGGTCATGGCATTCACCAGCTACTACGCCATGGCCGACATGGGCTTACGTGGCGCGGGCGTGAAGTACATCGCGCAATTCCATGCCATTCAGGATTACGAGTCGGTCAATAAGGTCTATGTGACGTCGATGGTCGTCTATTCCGCAGTGGCGGCCGTGGTGCTGGTTTTGGTGGGGATCGCCACCTATGCCTTTCCTTTCATCGTCGACATTGGCGATCATTCAATCAGCAACATACGCTGGGTGATTTTACTCACCGGTGCCACAATGGCCACCCGGATGCTGGCACAAGTCTATGGAGCTGCACTAACAGCACTACAAAGACACGACGTGAGCAATGCGATTGCCGTGTCGATGCAACTATTGCAGGCGGCGTCTGTAGTGGCAGCGCTGTTGCTGGGTTACGGATTGGTGGGCATGGCGGTGGCCACGTTTGCCGTCACCTTATCAGGCCAGCTCCTGCGCGCATGTTTTTCCAATGTTTTCTTACCGGAATTGAACTTCTCTCTGCGTTACTTTGACCGCGACACATTGAAAATGGTATTCCGCTTCGGCGGAGTCAATGTAATGGCCAATGCCGCCGCCCGTGTGCTGGTTTATTCCGGCGGTTTGATCGTGGGCGTGATCTGTGGTCCTGCGGTCGTCCTGTTTTATTCGATCCCCGAAGCAATCACGCAAAAAACGGCGCAATTGGGTTCAGCCATCACCCAAGTCATTGATCCCTTGGCCAGTCAACTCAATGCACAAAAGAACAAAGCAGCGATGTTGGAATTGATGGTCCTGCCACCACGTCTGTTGGCGGTTTCTTCATTGTCGTTGGCAATATTTTTCATCGTTTATGGTCGATTGTTTATTGAGTATTGGATGAATGAGCAATACGTCGCTCAGATGTATCCCGTCCTTTGCGTTTTGACGGTCGCTCGTGCACTGAAGATGTCATCCGGTGGCGTTCGGGCCGTGCTGCGAAGCACAGCCAATTTGCGGGTAATTGCCATCGCCGCAGGTGTTGAGATCGTGGTCACATTGGTTATTGGAGTGCTAGGTGTTTGGTTGTACGGACCGATCGGTATGGCCTATGCGGTATTGACGACACAGCTACTTGTCGCGGTCATTCTTTTGCCTGTCTGGACCTGCACGGCATTGGAAATGCCGAAGATGCAATACTTCCTGAATATCTGGCCACCCAGTCTCCTCGCATTATTGCCACCCTTGGCGGTCGCCTTAGTCATCGAACATTTTTGGACCCCCGGACGAATTCTTGATCTCGCAGTGATTTGTGGGCTGATTTTAATCAGTGCGGGAGGCAGCGCGTTTTATATCTGTTTGCCAACGCATCGTCGCTCAGACATTATTACATCTCTCACAGCATGGCGAAGTGTCAAGTCAGCATGA